One Leptolyngbya subtilissima AS-A7 genomic window carries:
- the tftA gene encoding hormogonium tapered terminus morphoprotein TftA, whose protein sequence is MAQIFISAGHGGFENGVVDPGAVLPNTTEAAEMIQIRDLVVAELRSRQLAVLSVPDDLSAAATLAWINARCRPEDVAIEIHAGVYSDPAVRGSAVFYIAKNDTRRTHAEIVLLALLRRIPQVPSRGVKPDTESPTGLLPFCRNLGCPSLLMEVGYLSNPQDLAVIQRQRRDVALGVADGLASWSRAVGSGTPTAPGSNLPEIRINLNGGIYPETGIIVNGNAYVPVDIADLLGVDATSSPNITRIRYANVVYIKAVDLQNYNVTVTWDAASRTIRLRSRTGTQFCPGSMDRIMGNGSTSDTQLTLFLQSVNQGAVNTYRDLPKLYREEAAIEGVNHDIAFCQMLVETNSLNFGGSLNPAQNNFGGIGSPTGGPEGSSFPSARVGVRAQIQHLKAYASLDPLVQRQVDPRFLFVVRGVAPLVDQLSGRWSADPEYGRKIMAFLRRLYEPIVPP, encoded by the coding sequence AGATTTTTATCTCGGCGGGCCACGGCGGCTTTGAGAATGGGGTGGTAGACCCCGGTGCCGTGCTGCCCAACACCACCGAAGCGGCGGAGATGATTCAGATTCGCGATTTGGTGGTGGCTGAGCTCAGGTCGCGCCAGCTAGCCGTGCTGTCTGTGCCCGATGACCTCAGCGCCGCCGCAACCCTAGCCTGGATCAACGCCCGCTGTCGCCCTGAGGATGTGGCCATCGAAATCCATGCCGGGGTCTACAGTGACCCAGCGGTGAGGGGTTCGGCAGTGTTTTATATTGCTAAAAACGACACGCGCCGCACCCATGCTGAGATTGTGCTGCTGGCTCTGCTGCGCCGCATACCCCAGGTGCCTAGCCGAGGCGTTAAGCCCGACACCGAATCGCCGACGGGTCTGTTGCCCTTTTGTCGCAACTTGGGCTGCCCTTCGCTGCTAATGGAGGTGGGTTACCTGAGCAATCCCCAAGATTTGGCCGTCATTCAGCGGCAGCGGCGCGATGTGGCCCTGGGTGTTGCCGATGGGCTGGCCTCCTGGAGCCGGGCGGTAGGCAGCGGTACCCCCACTGCGCCTGGGAGCAACCTGCCCGAAATTCGCATTAACCTCAACGGCGGGATTTACCCAGAGACCGGCATCATCGTCAACGGCAATGCCTACGTGCCCGTCGACATTGCCGACTTGCTGGGGGTAGACGCGACCAGTTCTCCCAACATCACCCGCATTCGCTACGCCAACGTGGTCTACATCAAAGCGGTGGATCTGCAAAACTACAACGTGACGGTGACCTGGGATGCAGCGAGCCGCACGATTCGGCTGCGATCGCGCACGGGCACTCAATTTTGCCCTGGCTCGATGGATCGCATCATGGGCAACGGCAGCACGTCGGATACACAGTTGACCCTGTTTTTGCAGAGCGTCAACCAGGGTGCCGTCAATACCTACCGCGACCTGCCCAAGCTCTACCGAGAAGAAGCGGCGATCGAAGGGGTCAACCACGACATTGCCTTTTGCCAAATGCTGGTCGAAACCAACTCCCTCAACTTTGGCGGCAGCCTCAACCCGGCCCAAAACAACTTTGGCGGCATTGGTTCACCCACGGGCGGGCCAGAGGGGTCATCGTTCCCCAGCGCTCGGGTGGGGGTGCGGGCGCAGATTCAGCACCTCAAGGCCTACGCTAGCCTCGACCCCCTGGTGCAGCGCCAGGTCGATCCTCGCTTTTTGTTTGTGGTGCGGGGAGTTGCCCCCCTAGTGGATCAGCTCAGCGGCCGCTGGAGCGCCGACCCAGAATATGGCCGCAAAATTATGGCCTTTCTGCGAAGGCTTTACGAGCCTATCGTGCCGCCCTAA